A part of Neodiprion pinetum isolate iyNeoPine1 chromosome 4, iyNeoPine1.2, whole genome shotgun sequence genomic DNA contains:
- the LOC124216687 gene encoding dynactin subunit 3: MSNIELLEERVAELENQVFSHGNKPQIDDPPTENSVVDSLLHAYTLISSSYSGREKANAVVKRIGELDSYLDPNFENSDLQMEARAELILTLEPELRGNAHLLTKLEELLPVLESERFRSVPEATHKLNNLTLAYTKLHDESEELTSEICDVIAKYNSVINNISRSLIILDATVTAAENAAIPVKQLD; this comes from the coding sequence ATGTCCAACATAGAACTACTGGAGGAGAGAGTTGCAGAATTGGAGAATCAAGTTTTTAGTCATGGAAATAAGCCACAGATCGATGATCCACCGACAGAAAATTCGGTCGTCGACAGTCTTCTTCATGCTTATACTTTGATCTCATCGTCGTATTCTGGGCGAGAAAAAGCAAATGCAGTCGTGAAACGAATTGGGGAGTTAGATTCTTACTTAGATCCTAATTTTGAGAATTCGGATCTTCAAATGGAAGCAAGAGCGGAACTTATACTTACCTTGGAACCTGAACTGAGGGGCAATGCTCATCTGTTAACCAAACTGGAGGAACTTCTACCGGTATTGGAATCAGAGCGGTTTCGCAGCGTGCCCGAGGCAACGCACAAGTTGAATAACTTGACACTGGCATACACAAAACTGCACGATGAATCGGAAGAACTTACAAGTGAAATTTGTGATGTTATCGCTAAATATAATTctgttataaataatatttctagATCACTTATCATTTTAGATGCTACGGTAACAGCTGCTGAAAATGCGGCGATACCGGTCAAGCAACTGGATTag